The sequence ACTTTTACAAAGTGAGTTTTATGCGGGGGCGTACCTTGTTGCACTATGGTGATCAATCGCTGGAAGTGAATGGGGATGCGCTGGCTATATTCAGTCCGGATGTACCTTACACAGTAGATATGCCCGATGGCCCGGCCATTGGGCAATATTTCATTTTTAAAGGAGCATATCTGGCGGAGTATTTCAGAAGGAATATCAGGGAGTTACCTTTGTTTGCGCCGGGAGCGCATCCGGTATATGAGTTGGATGCTACGCAGGCAACAGCGATAGCGCAGCTGTTTGAAAGAATGGCGCAGGAGTTTAAATCAGATTATGCTTATAAGGATGATCTGATCCGGAATTGTATTATTGATATTCTTCATTATGCAATGCGGATGGAGCCAGTAGCAAAGCGTCATTTGCAAACGGATGCCAGCGTTCGCATTACGGGGGTGTTTAATGAATTGCTGGACAGGCAGTTTCCGATTGAGAACCTGAGTCAGCAGTTTGAGTTGAAGTCGCCGGCGGACTTTGCTGCGCAGTTAGGGGTGCATGTGAATTCGTTGAATCGGGCGTTGAGGACGACTACAGGGAAGTCTACGTCTGGTTTGATTGCAGAAAGATTGGTGACTGAGGCGACTATTTTATTGAAGCATTCAGAGTGGAATGTGGCGGAAATTGGGTTTAGTCTGGGTTTTGAAGATCCTGCCCACTTTAGTCATTTTATTAAAAAACATACGGGGCAGGCGCCTTCGGGTTTTAGGTCGGTTGGGGTACCTGCTTAGGGAGAATCCCTGTTCACACGTAAAGAAATACCAAGAGTTGCACTAATACCTTTGGATGACCGCTCGTAAATAGGTTGAGCTTTTTCACCTAGTGGAATAGTGATAATCGTCCAGCCAGTTTTTAGATCATTGGCATAAAACTGATATCTGTTGATGAAGTTCTTGCCAAGACCTGCACTCAGCAACAGATTTTTAGTAAAGAACCACTCAAACCTGCACAGCCCCGTCCACTGGTTATTCCGTAAATAGGTAGTTGACATTCGGTAGCTACTGGCTTCGCCATTGATCTCAAAACCAGCGCTGACAGTATTGTTAAAGTGGTACATTATTTTCGGTTTGATAGGGAATAACCCTGATATAGTCCATTTAGCCGATGGCTCATATTTTACATCCCAAAAAGGAATGAGCTGATTGCCGAAGAACTGCTTATTATACATCATCCCAATCCCTGTCTTCACTTTTTCAGAATGCTTGTACAGGTAACGAAACCCTGCACCATATCGCCATCCCTCATTGTATAGACCTCCTGTGCCAATCAACACCAGCGATTTTTTCTCAGAGAACCTGATGCTGTAAAAGAGCTGCGCAGCTATTGACTGTAGCGTATAATCCTCCAACGTCAGGTGGCGATACATGACATTTCCAAACATGCTTTTAGACAATGGGAAACGCGCATTGGCATTAAATGTTTGTGCGCTGTAATCCCCACTATCATAGGTATAACTAATACCCTGTGCGTACAAATTACTACCTGACAGTAATACAAATGCAATCATGACATACCTCATAGCTCTTCTGGTTTACGGTCATGACTGATGATAATTCCGTCTTTCATTTCGATAATCCGGTCACTTTTGGCAGCAAAGTCATTATCGTGGGTCACGGTAATAATTGTCTTGTTATGCTCTGCTGCCAGTTGTTTGAAGATGTCGAACACCACCGCAGTATTCCGGCTATCCAGGTTACCGGTTGGCTCATCTCCCATAATGATAGCTGGTTCATTGATCAGGGCACGGGCGATTGCCACACGCTGCTGCTGACCACCTGATATGCGGGAAGCGGTTTTCAGTGCCTGATCTGCAAGTCCCAGCGTTTTCAGCTTTTCATATGCATTGTGTTCAATTTCTGCTGTGGAGAGTTTCTTTAGCCGCAAAGCAGGGATCATTACATTTTGAAGACAGGTAAAATCTGGTAACAGGTAGTGGAACTGGAATACAAAGCCCAGATGCTCATTCCTGAAAGCCGCCAGCATGTTGACCGAACTACCTGTGATCTGTTGATCATTCAAAACCAGGTTGCCGGTATAGTCGGTATCCATGGTGGATAGGATGTAGAGCATAGTAGATTTGCCAGAGCCAGACTTGCCGATCACAGATACAAACTCGCCCTTTTGTACTTCAAAACTTACATCGGACAAGACTTTGAATTTCTCTGGTGTATAAAAGTATTTGCTGATTTTGTCAGCTTTCAATGCGATACTCATCTCAATAATTTTAACTTCTGATAATGGATACAGGGTCTACTTTTGATGCCTTGCGTGCTGGGATGTAGCCTGCAAAGAAGGGCAGTAGAAATAGGCTCCCTGTATTAAGTGAATGATCAGACTTCAACCCATTATTCATCTCAATAAATTTAGCTTCTGATAATGGATACAG is a genomic window of Chitinophaga sp. LS1 containing:
- a CDS encoding AraC family transcriptional regulator yields the protein MKKPESIEDFYINRAINSQPLVFNLLRYDDCLRMDPQPYRRRDFYKVSFMRGRTLLHYGDQSLEVNGDALAIFSPDVPYTVDMPDGPAIGQYFIFKGAYLAEYFRRNIRELPLFAPGAHPVYELDATQATAIAQLFERMAQEFKSDYAYKDDLIRNCIIDILHYAMRMEPVAKRHLQTDASVRITGVFNELLDRQFPIENLSQQFELKSPADFAAQLGVHVNSLNRALRTTTGKSTSGLIAERLVTEATILLKHSEWNVAEIGFSLGFEDPAHFSHFIKKHTGQAPSGFRSVGVPA
- a CDS encoding ABC transporter ATP-binding protein; amino-acid sequence: MSIALKADKISKYFYTPEKFKVLSDVSFEVQKGEFVSVIGKSGSGKSTMLYILSTMDTDYTGNLVLNDQQITGSSVNMLAAFRNEHLGFVFQFHYLLPDFTCLQNVMIPALRLKKLSTAEIEHNAYEKLKTLGLADQALKTASRISGGQQQRVAIARALINEPAIIMGDEPTGNLDSRNTAVVFDIFKQLAAEHNKTIITVTHDNDFAAKSDRIIEMKDGIIISHDRKPEEL